From Gordonia crocea, the proteins below share one genomic window:
- a CDS encoding arsenic resistance protein: protein MRRPGGVAWLERHQVPLYLAGIASGAAVGVTVPSVVGTAESSIEPLLGLLLYATFLGIPFARIGEALRDWRFLTTVLAVNFVAVPLVVFTVSRLVADDQALLIGVLFVLLTPCIDYVIVFSGLAGGATDRLLAAAPLLMIVQMLCLPAYLWFFVGTDFVRTVEFAPFAQAFVVLIVLPLIAAGLTQLASARTRWGAVETLATGAMVPLMVATLAVVVASQIAGVREQIGSLAAVIPVYVLFTLVMTVVGAAAGRVARLDAPGRRSVVFSGVTRNSLVVLPLVLALPSAYDLAPLVVVTQTLVELVVMVTFVRLIPLLIVDRRAANGVEQRGAQS from the coding sequence GTGAGGCGACCCGGGGGCGTGGCCTGGCTCGAGCGGCACCAGGTGCCGCTCTATTTGGCGGGCATCGCCTCGGGCGCCGCGGTGGGCGTGACCGTTCCCTCAGTCGTCGGTACCGCCGAGTCGTCGATCGAGCCCCTCCTCGGCCTGCTCCTCTACGCGACCTTCCTCGGGATCCCGTTCGCCCGGATCGGTGAGGCGCTGCGCGACTGGCGGTTCCTGACGACGGTCCTCGCGGTGAACTTCGTCGCCGTCCCCCTCGTCGTCTTCACCGTGTCCCGCCTGGTCGCCGACGACCAAGCACTGCTCATCGGCGTGCTGTTCGTCCTGCTCACCCCGTGTATCGACTACGTCATCGTGTTCAGCGGACTGGCCGGCGGGGCGACGGACCGACTCCTCGCAGCCGCACCGCTGCTGATGATCGTGCAGATGCTGTGCCTGCCCGCATACCTGTGGTTCTTCGTCGGCACGGACTTCGTGCGCACGGTCGAATTCGCACCGTTCGCGCAGGCGTTCGTGGTGTTGATCGTCCTCCCGTTGATCGCCGCCGGGCTGACCCAGCTCGCCAGTGCCCGCACCAGGTGGGGCGCCGTCGAAACACTCGCCACCGGTGCGATGGTGCCGTTGATGGTCGCCACCCTCGCCGTGGTCGTCGCATCCCAGATCGCCGGGGTCCGCGAGCAGATCGGCTCGTTGGCCGCAGTCATCCCGGTCTACGTGTTGTTCACCCTCGTCATGACCGTCGTCGGTGCCGCGGCCGGGCGAGTGGCCCGCCTGGATGCCCCGGGGCGGCGCAGCGTCGTGTTCAGCGGCGTCACCCGGAACTCGCTGGTGGTCCTGCCCTTGGTGCTCGCACTGCCGTCGGCCTACGACCTCGCGCCCCTCGTCGTCGTCACCCAGACGCTCGTCGAACTGGTCGTCATGGTGACGTTCGTGCGTCTCATTCCGCTTCTCATCGTCGACCGACGCGCGGCCAACGGGGTCGAACAGCGAGGCGCGCAGTCCTAG
- a CDS encoding TetR/AcrR family transcriptional regulator: MPQRGQFGSRGLTHRAVDRHLKLPEGSTSAYFRTRASLLTAATQRLGELDLASIEGLTAAIPTVADKETPGRLVAAIVDDWTAPSAAPRQLARIELQLEGVRTPDVAAALANYRAAFIGLAQAVLEARVVSESDTESDTESPVDVTAMAGVLTAVVDGLIADRLLHGRTAVRDDRLVDTLDQLLFPLHLPSSPAAAADAAAQPVVPTIKSKPARFEH, translated from the coding sequence GTGCCGCAACGCGGACAGTTCGGATCCCGCGGTCTGACGCACCGCGCCGTCGATCGGCACCTCAAGCTTCCGGAAGGGTCGACGAGCGCCTACTTCCGCACGCGGGCGAGCCTGCTCACGGCCGCCACCCAGCGACTGGGGGAACTCGATCTCGCGTCCATCGAGGGCCTGACCGCCGCCATTCCGACCGTGGCGGATAAGGAGACGCCCGGGCGCCTCGTTGCGGCCATCGTCGATGACTGGACCGCCCCGTCGGCGGCACCGCGCCAGCTGGCACGGATCGAACTGCAACTCGAGGGGGTGCGGACACCCGACGTCGCCGCAGCGCTCGCCAATTACCGCGCTGCGTTCATCGGCTTGGCCCAAGCAGTGCTCGAAGCACGTGTCGTGTCGGAGTCGGACACCGAGTCGGACACCGAGTCGCCGGTGGACGTGACCGCGATGGCCGGAGTACTCACCGCCGTCGTCGACGGGCTGATTGCCGACCGCCTGCTGCACGGGCGCACGGCGGTGCGCGACGACCGACTCGTCGACACGCTCGATCAGTTGCTCTTCCCGCTGCACCTGCCTTCGTCGCCGGCCGCCGCGGCAGATGCTGCGGCCCAACCGGTGGTGCCGACTATTAAGTCAAAACCAGCGCGATTCGAGCACTAG
- a CDS encoding MFS transporter, translating to MPQQRIETTTDMSVPANDPVEPASSRGPQTAALMVVLAAVMIGTTMPTPIYAEYERAFGFSVLTVTVVYAMYAVGVLAALMAFGTWSDVLGRRPVLALGIVFAAASDAVFLLADNTAMLLIARIVSGMSAGVFVGTASVAVIEMARGRLATRAPLLATLATVGGLGLGPVIAAMLVTWAPQPLRTSYWVHLGLMVLAAGLVLVVPETRGRHREERLGFLPLTVPPVVRPFFIRAALLGFAGFAVMGLFTALAPTIAARYTGIDSTIGQALLAVTVMAGSLIGQIGGRRLADEIAEAVAIALMVVGMSLLIAALQAGNWELLAAAGVIGGSGQGVAFTRGLSGIAALSPPEHRAATTSAYFVITYIAISVPVVAEGVLATAVGVRTAGTVFAGVVIVLALVAGVLVWREENREREPA from the coding sequence GTGCCCCAGCAACGAATCGAGACCACCACCGATATGTCGGTTCCCGCCAACGACCCCGTCGAGCCCGCGTCCAGCCGCGGGCCGCAGACCGCCGCCCTCATGGTCGTGCTCGCGGCGGTCATGATCGGCACGACGATGCCGACGCCCATCTATGCGGAATACGAACGCGCCTTCGGGTTCTCGGTTCTGACCGTCACGGTCGTGTACGCGATGTACGCGGTGGGCGTGCTCGCCGCGCTGATGGCATTCGGCACCTGGTCCGACGTCCTCGGGCGACGGCCGGTACTCGCGCTCGGCATCGTCTTCGCCGCCGCCTCCGACGCGGTCTTCCTGCTCGCCGACAACACCGCAATGCTGCTCATCGCCCGTATCGTCTCCGGGATGTCGGCCGGCGTGTTCGTCGGCACCGCATCGGTGGCGGTGATCGAGATGGCCCGCGGCCGGCTCGCTACCCGGGCGCCGCTGTTGGCGACCCTCGCCACCGTCGGCGGTCTCGGGTTGGGTCCGGTCATCGCCGCCATGCTCGTCACGTGGGCGCCGCAGCCGCTGCGCACCTCCTACTGGGTCCACCTGGGGCTGATGGTGCTGGCCGCCGGCCTCGTCCTCGTCGTCCCCGAAACCCGCGGACGCCACCGCGAGGAGCGGCTCGGGTTCCTCCCCCTGACGGTCCCGCCGGTCGTCCGGCCGTTCTTCATCCGCGCCGCGCTCCTCGGTTTCGCCGGCTTCGCCGTGATGGGGTTGTTCACCGCCCTCGCGCCCACGATTGCGGCCCGGTACACCGGCATCGACTCGACCATCGGGCAAGCCCTGCTCGCGGTCACCGTGATGGCCGGATCGTTGATCGGGCAGATCGGCGGGCGCCGGTTGGCCGATGAGATCGCCGAGGCGGTCGCGATCGCGCTGATGGTCGTCGGGATGTCCTTGCTCATCGCCGCCCTCCAGGCCGGCAACTGGGAGTTGCTCGCCGCCGCCGGGGTCATCGGCGGCAGCGGCCAGGGCGTGGCGTTCACCCGCGGCCTGTCGGGAATCGCCGCGCTGTCCCCGCCCGAGCACCGCGCCGCCACGACGTCGGCCTACTTCGTGATCACCTACATCGCAATCAGCGTGCCCGTGGTCGCCGAAGGCGTCCTGGCGACGGCGGTCGGCGTCCGCACCGCCGGAACCGTCTTCGCCGGTGTCGTCATCGTGCTCGCGCTTGTTGCGGGTGTGCTGGTGTGGCGCGAGGAGAACCGGGAGCGGGAACCCGCGTGA
- a CDS encoding (R)-mandelonitrile lyase, producing the protein MRITRKGEFPGFPGSPDNFTGDVTFTDIYMTDEPGRIVGGTVKFSAGARTHWHSHPFGQILIVTEGTGWTQCEGQERVEINEGDIITCPSDIRHWHGATSATGMTHIAVAEGIDGAYADWQEPVTDEQYLN; encoded by the coding sequence ATGCGTATCACCCGCAAAGGCGAGTTCCCCGGTTTCCCCGGCTCGCCCGACAACTTCACCGGCGATGTCACCTTCACTGACATCTACATGACCGACGAGCCCGGCCGGATCGTCGGCGGCACCGTCAAGTTCTCCGCCGGTGCCCGCACCCACTGGCACAGCCACCCCTTCGGCCAGATCCTCATCGTCACCGAGGGCACCGGCTGGACCCAGTGCGAGGGCCAAGAGCGCGTCGAGATCAACGAGGGCGACATCATCACCTGCCCCTCGGACATCCGGCACTGGCACGGTGCGACGTCGGCCACCGGCATGACACACATCGCCGTCGCCGAGGGTATAGACGGCGCCTACGCCGACTGGCAAGAGCCAGTCACAGACGAGCAGTACCTGAACTGA
- a CDS encoding nitroreductase family deazaflavin-dependent oxidoreductase, with the protein MSDWNTAIINEFRENNGKVGGAFEGAPMVLVHHVGRKSGTAYVTPMMYLPDEDDEKTIYVFASKAGAPTNPAWYHNLVAAGTARVEVGSDTYDVGVRELVGPERDRVFDEQARRYPGFAGYAEKVAGIRTIPVLALRRD; encoded by the coding sequence ATGAGTGACTGGAACACCGCGATCATCAACGAATTCCGCGAGAACAACGGCAAAGTGGGCGGCGCCTTCGAGGGCGCGCCGATGGTCCTGGTCCACCACGTCGGGCGTAAATCCGGCACGGCATACGTCACCCCGATGATGTATCTGCCCGACGAGGACGACGAGAAGACCATCTATGTTTTCGCCTCCAAGGCCGGGGCACCGACCAATCCAGCTTGGTACCACAACCTCGTCGCCGCGGGGACCGCGCGCGTCGAGGTGGGGTCCGATACCTACGACGTGGGAGTGCGCGAGCTCGTCGGCCCCGAGCGGGACCGCGTCTTCGACGAACAGGCCCGGCGCTATCCGGGATTCGCCGGGTACGCCGAAAAAGTTGCCGGCATCCGCACCATCCCGGTCCTGGCGCTCCGCCGCGACTGA
- a CDS encoding flavin monoamine oxidase family protein, translating into MAQEADVVVIGAGFAGLTAARALLEAGASVRVLEAASRVGGRALTETSAANSAVDLGGQWVGSQHSELRALVADMGIDLFPSYDVGKQTVLVGGRPIPLVSMTGAGVAVGLTRLALAVRSGVGVRDDRRLSDWLATVKPKQARRLLDVALTELTCRHADDVSISAVADMFAGSGGIREMLTVRGGAQDSLIVGGAGALAEAMADELGDRIALNERVTEIEQSTAGVTVGTAGGAMRASRVIIAVAPPATTRIVYRPALPGAHTELQHSLRMGSVYKAVAVYPRPFWRDHGCDGQALMLDGPIRSAFDVSPPDGPGHLCVLVPGPAAVGLDALSADARRVAVLRAVADHFGPGVASPLSFHEKSWQHDQFAEGGYMGLPTLRQLAAVRAERARPTGRIHWAGTETADRFNGYFEGAIRSGRRAAGEALAAL; encoded by the coding sequence GTGGCACAGGAAGCCGATGTGGTGGTGATCGGAGCGGGGTTCGCCGGACTGACGGCGGCCCGCGCTCTGCTCGAGGCAGGCGCCTCGGTCCGGGTGCTCGAGGCTGCGAGCCGCGTAGGCGGTCGGGCCTTGACGGAGACGTCGGCCGCGAACAGTGCCGTCGACCTGGGTGGGCAGTGGGTGGGTTCGCAGCACAGCGAGCTTCGGGCGTTAGTCGCGGACATGGGGATAGACCTGTTCCCGTCTTACGACGTGGGTAAGCAGACGGTTCTCGTCGGCGGGAGACCGATCCCGCTGGTCTCGATGACAGGGGCCGGAGTTGCGGTGGGCCTGACCCGGTTGGCGCTTGCCGTTCGCTCTGGGGTGGGGGTCCGCGATGACCGTCGGCTGAGTGATTGGCTGGCGACGGTCAAGCCGAAGCAGGCGCGGCGCCTCCTTGACGTCGCACTGACCGAGCTCACCTGCCGCCACGCCGACGATGTGTCGATCTCGGCAGTCGCCGACATGTTCGCCGGGTCCGGGGGCATCAGGGAAATGCTGACCGTGAGGGGAGGCGCTCAAGACTCGCTCATCGTCGGGGGAGCGGGCGCCCTCGCCGAGGCGATGGCCGACGAGCTCGGCGATCGTATCGCTCTGAACGAGCGGGTCACCGAGATCGAGCAGTCGACAGCGGGGGTGACCGTCGGCACTGCCGGGGGAGCGATGCGCGCGAGTCGCGTCATCATCGCGGTGGCGCCGCCGGCTACGACGCGCATCGTTTACCGACCCGCGTTGCCCGGCGCACACACAGAACTGCAGCACAGCCTCCGCATGGGGTCGGTGTACAAGGCCGTCGCTGTCTACCCGCGACCGTTCTGGCGCGACCACGGCTGCGACGGCCAGGCGTTGATGCTCGACGGTCCGATCCGGTCAGCTTTCGATGTCTCGCCGCCCGACGGCCCCGGACATCTGTGCGTCCTGGTGCCCGGACCGGCTGCGGTGGGCCTGGACGCATTGAGCGCTGATGCTCGTCGGGTCGCCGTTCTTAGAGCGGTCGCCGACCACTTCGGGCCGGGAGTCGCCAGCCCGCTGAGCTTTCACGAGAAGTCGTGGCAGCACGACCAGTTCGCCGAGGGGGGATATATGGGTCTGCCGACTCTGCGTCAACTTGCCGCTGTCCGCGCCGAGCGAGCCCGACCGACGGGACGCATCCACTGGGCCGGAACCGAGACTGCAGACCGTTTCAACGGGTACTTCGAAGGGGCGATCCGGTCGGGTCGCCGCGCAGCCGGCGAGGCCCTGGCAGCACTCTGA
- a CDS encoding LGFP repeat-containing protein produces the protein MNRTVLRRSAGIVASVAAAAAIVAGCDSNSGNDTSASPSEATSASAPAVADVKLKGADGTEVTLSGPIAAKYSALSAEQKKDLGVPLTGDRNAGTRSSGVVFQQFKGGVITAKNKEAGTPAYITWGKIRDAWNVNRAPDGKPSATGKNGSAGPLGAATSDEFTVGHYKRSNFEHGKIVFNTTNGKVTVTVNGKVVPTK, from the coding sequence ATGAACAGGACTGTGTTGCGCCGCTCGGCGGGGATTGTTGCGAGTGTGGCGGCCGCCGCCGCCATTGTTGCGGGATGCGACAGCAACAGCGGGAATGACACATCCGCGAGCCCGAGCGAGGCCACGTCGGCGTCGGCACCCGCCGTTGCCGACGTCAAGCTCAAGGGTGCCGACGGCACCGAGGTGACGCTGTCCGGCCCGATCGCCGCCAAGTACTCGGCGCTGAGCGCCGAGCAGAAAAAGGATCTCGGGGTACCGCTCACCGGCGACCGCAACGCCGGAACGCGGTCGAGTGGCGTCGTGTTCCAGCAGTTCAAGGGCGGGGTCATCACCGCGAAGAACAAGGAGGCGGGCACCCCGGCCTACATCACCTGGGGCAAGATCCGCGATGCGTGGAACGTCAACCGCGCCCCCGACGGCAAGCCGTCGGCCACGGGGAAGAACGGCTCGGCCGGTCCGCTGGGGGCGGCGACGAGCGACGAATTCACCGTCGGCCACTACAAGCGGTCCAACTTCGAGCACGGCAAGATCGTTTTCAACACGACCAACGGCAAGGTGACGGTCACGGTCAACGGCAAGGTGGTGCCGACGAAGTAG
- a CDS encoding antitoxin MazE-like protein: MAVRDRVGEYRRRMRERGLRPLQVWVPDVRTPEFAAQAHQQSILVAEADADGDEQDFVEAVAAPWDDEA; encoded by the coding sequence ATGGCGGTGAGGGACAGGGTTGGCGAGTACCGGCGCCGGATGCGTGAGCGAGGCTTGCGACCGTTGCAGGTCTGGGTTCCTGACGTACGAACGCCAGAGTTTGCCGCGCAAGCCCACCAGCAATCGATTCTCGTGGCAGAGGCCGACGCCGATGGGGATGAGCAGGATTTCGTCGAGGCTGTCGCCGCGCCTTGGGACGACGAGGCGTGA
- a CDS encoding TetR/AcrR family transcriptional regulator, which yields MPRLVDPEARRATINAAVVDIVGESGFAAATMRAVADRIGASTSAVTHYVESRDDLLRVAVRGEVNRRISEADEVIGGRSGAEGLRALLDWALIGRSQTAHRFWLAAIVAAADQAVVATELARFNEWWSARVRGFLADTAVRDVDASADLIGVLVDGLIINGFYGDAPATSARRAQILDLVWSALDL from the coding sequence ATGCCCCGACTCGTCGATCCCGAAGCCCGTCGCGCGACGATCAACGCGGCCGTGGTCGACATCGTCGGCGAGTCCGGTTTCGCCGCCGCCACCATGCGGGCCGTCGCCGATCGCATCGGCGCCTCGACGTCGGCGGTCACCCACTACGTCGAGTCGCGTGACGACCTGCTCCGCGTCGCCGTTCGCGGTGAAGTCAATCGCCGGATCAGTGAAGCCGATGAGGTGATTGGCGGCAGGTCCGGCGCGGAGGGTCTGCGCGCGCTGCTCGATTGGGCCTTGATCGGGCGGTCGCAAACCGCCCACAGGTTCTGGCTCGCAGCCATCGTCGCGGCGGCAGATCAAGCCGTGGTCGCCACCGAACTGGCACGGTTCAACGAGTGGTGGAGTGCCCGCGTACGCGGCTTCCTCGCCGACACCGCGGTCCGCGATGTCGACGCTTCAGCAGATCTGATCGGCGTTCTGGTCGACGGCCTCATCATCAACGGGTTCTACGGCGACGCGCCGGCTACGTCCGCCCGTCGGGCGCAGATCCTTGACCTGGTCTGGTCCGCGCTGGACCTCTAG
- a CDS encoding acyl-CoA carboxylase subunit beta: MGNEPSERADVAELRRRRALTEDPARADVVAKRHAKGGRTARENVADLVDEDSWVEWGRYAVAGQRMRRSRDELIATTPADGIVAGMGSVDGRATAVLAYDYTVMAGTQGMRGHKKTDRMFDVIERTGVPVVFFAEGGGGRPNDTDFPLVSALDAESFALWASLSGKSPRISIVNGSCFAGNAVIAGCSDFLIATASASIGMAGPAMIAGGGLGEYAAEEIGPVSMQEPNGVVDLVVADEAEATAAARRLLGYFHGPTDDWKAHDQDPLRDAVPESSRTAFDTVPVITRLADRDSVTILRPKFAPEMITALVRIEGRPVGILANNSMHMAGTVTGPGSDKAARFVQLCDSFGIPLVSLLDTPGYMVGPDYERDALVRHCSRLLIAAGAMRVPSIAVILRRAYGLGAQAMCFGSLKAPLITMAWPGATLGAMGPEGAVRLAARKELAAIDDDAEREKRVRELTAMLNESSRSFNAAEVFEVEDIVDPAQTRQAIAHTLAAAGPVTGSGRPVDAW, translated from the coding sequence GTGGGTAACGAGCCAAGCGAACGGGCCGATGTGGCCGAACTCCGACGACGACGCGCACTGACCGAGGACCCGGCGCGCGCGGATGTGGTGGCCAAACGCCACGCGAAGGGTGGTCGGACGGCCCGGGAGAATGTCGCCGACCTCGTCGATGAGGATTCGTGGGTCGAGTGGGGCCGCTACGCCGTCGCCGGCCAACGGATGCGCCGGTCGCGCGACGAACTGATCGCCACCACGCCGGCCGACGGAATCGTCGCGGGGATGGGATCGGTGGACGGTCGGGCGACGGCGGTACTGGCCTATGACTACACCGTGATGGCCGGTACCCAGGGGATGCGCGGCCACAAGAAGACCGACCGGATGTTCGACGTCATCGAACGCACCGGTGTCCCGGTGGTGTTCTTCGCCGAGGGCGGTGGCGGGCGGCCCAACGACACCGATTTCCCACTGGTCAGCGCCCTGGACGCCGAGTCTTTCGCGCTGTGGGCGAGCCTGTCGGGCAAGTCGCCGCGCATCAGCATCGTGAACGGGTCGTGCTTCGCGGGCAATGCCGTCATTGCCGGTTGCTCGGACTTCCTCATCGCCACCGCGTCGGCGTCGATCGGCATGGCCGGACCGGCGATGATCGCCGGCGGCGGGCTGGGGGAGTACGCGGCCGAGGAGATCGGCCCGGTCTCCATGCAGGAACCCAACGGGGTCGTCGACCTCGTCGTCGCCGACGAGGCCGAGGCGACCGCCGCGGCCCGCCGGTTGTTGGGCTACTTCCACGGCCCGACCGACGACTGGAAGGCGCACGACCAGGATCCGTTGCGCGATGCGGTGCCGGAGAGCAGTCGCACCGCCTTCGACACCGTCCCGGTCATCACGCGGCTGGCCGATCGGGATTCGGTGACCATTCTGCGGCCCAAGTTTGCGCCCGAGATGATCACCGCGCTCGTGCGGATCGAAGGGCGTCCGGTGGGGATCCTGGCCAACAACAGCATGCACATGGCCGGCACGGTCACCGGACCGGGAAGCGACAAGGCGGCGCGTTTCGTGCAGCTGTGCGACTCGTTCGGGATTCCCCTGGTGTCGCTGCTGGACACCCCGGGCTACATGGTCGGCCCCGACTACGAGCGCGACGCGCTGGTCCGCCACTGCAGCCGACTACTCATCGCCGCGGGCGCCATGCGGGTGCCGAGCATCGCGGTGATCCTGCGCCGTGCCTACGGATTGGGTGCGCAGGCCATGTGCTTCGGGAGTCTCAAAGCGCCGTTGATCACCATGGCCTGGCCGGGCGCGACGCTCGGCGCCATGGGCCCCGAGGGGGCGGTGCGGCTCGCCGCCCGCAAGGAACTCGCCGCCATCGACGACGACGCAGAGCGCGAAAAGCGGGTTCGAGAGCTGACCGCCATGCTCAATGAATCATCGCGGTCGTTCAACGCGGCCGAAGTGTTCGAGGTCGAGGACATCGTCGATCCGGCACAGACGCGGCAGGCGATCGCCCACACGTTGGCCGCCGCCGGACCGGTGACGGGGAGCGGACGCCCCGTCGACGCTTGGTGA
- a CDS encoding type II toxin-antitoxin system PemK/MazF family toxin, translated as MIRGEIWTVAGGVYASKPRPAVIVQDDLFDSTLSVVVAPMTSKLIDAPLLRIRIPGDRDSISGLEWDSDVMVDKLTAVRRSNVQTRVGRLTSEQLIEVERSLMAFLGLAR; from the coding sequence GTGATTCGCGGCGAAATCTGGACAGTCGCGGGTGGTGTGTATGCGTCCAAACCGCGGCCGGCCGTCATCGTGCAGGATGACCTGTTCGATTCGACCCTTTCGGTGGTCGTTGCGCCAATGACGAGCAAGCTCATCGATGCACCTCTGCTGCGTATTCGTATCCCGGGTGATCGCGATTCGATCTCGGGCCTCGAGTGGGACAGTGACGTGATGGTTGACAAGCTAACCGCGGTACGGCGGTCGAATGTTCAGACGCGTGTCGGCCGTCTGACATCCGAACAGCTCATTGAAGTCGAACGCTCGTTGATGGCGTTTCTGGGACTTGCGCGATGA
- a CDS encoding flavin-containing monooxygenase: protein MTASVETVDAVVVGGGFGGIRTVDLFKNKLGLDKVVGIEKGKALGGTWYWNQYPGAQTDTETWVYRFSDDRSAPNWNSRYLKAEQLQEQIHDTAEKSGVLDNYIFDNSVVSAHYDEESKRWNIVTDKGRQFAATYLVTALGILTNPYVPDWPGKDVFEGEAFHSARWPKDLDLTDKRVAVIGTGPSGSQIAATIHPLAKEVTVFQRRAQYVVPINNREVDEAEKQEIVANYDAIWDTVFTSRFAMGFVEGSKSALEVSEAERQEVYERVWNKGGGFRFFFETFADIATNEEANETAGDFVRGKIASIVKDPKTAELLQPTGLYGGRPLSADGYYEAFNEPHVSLVDISENEIAEITPTGVKLEDGQTFDVDVIVYATGFDGVDGAYRNIDVTGRGGVKLFDVWKDESNALYGVSVSGFPNLFTVTGPGGPFANMLPTIELQTGFIAQLVEEAQARQQPVDANAEAQVRWSETVQEISKLTVFDKVKSWIQNDNIEGKKKYSAFFLGGLQTYDSKLNEEAAAKYPSFEFSA, encoded by the coding sequence ATGACAGCAAGCGTCGAGACGGTCGATGCGGTCGTAGTCGGTGGCGGTTTCGGTGGTATCCGAACCGTCGACCTGTTCAAGAACAAACTCGGCCTCGACAAGGTCGTCGGCATCGAGAAAGGCAAGGCCTTGGGCGGGACGTGGTACTGGAATCAGTACCCCGGCGCCCAGACCGACACCGAGACTTGGGTTTATCGCTTCTCTGACGATCGTAGTGCCCCGAACTGGAACTCGCGATATCTCAAGGCAGAGCAACTGCAGGAGCAAATCCACGATACGGCCGAGAAGAGCGGTGTCCTGGACAACTATATCTTTGACAACTCCGTGGTCTCGGCTCACTACGATGAGGAATCCAAGCGGTGGAACATCGTCACCGATAAGGGCCGGCAATTCGCCGCGACTTACCTGGTCACCGCGCTCGGTATCCTCACCAATCCTTACGTGCCCGACTGGCCGGGTAAGGATGTTTTTGAGGGCGAAGCCTTCCACTCGGCACGGTGGCCGAAAGACCTCGATCTGACCGACAAGCGCGTGGCTGTCATCGGCACCGGCCCCTCGGGCAGCCAGATTGCGGCCACGATTCACCCGCTCGCCAAGGAGGTCACGGTCTTCCAGCGTCGGGCACAGTATGTCGTCCCGATCAACAACCGGGAGGTGGACGAGGCGGAGAAGCAGGAGATCGTGGCGAACTATGACGCCATCTGGGACACGGTCTTCACTTCACGATTCGCCATGGGGTTCGTCGAGGGCAGCAAATCCGCCCTGGAGGTCTCCGAAGCAGAACGCCAGGAGGTGTATGAGCGAGTCTGGAACAAGGGCGGCGGCTTCCGGTTCTTCTTCGAGACATTCGCCGACATTGCCACCAACGAGGAGGCGAATGAAACCGCGGGAGACTTCGTGCGCGGCAAGATCGCATCGATTGTCAAAGACCCGAAGACCGCCGAACTGCTCCAGCCCACCGGCCTTTACGGAGGCCGGCCGCTGTCCGCCGACGGCTACTACGAAGCCTTCAACGAGCCGCACGTCTCTCTTGTTGATATCAGCGAGAACGAGATCGCAGAGATCACGCCGACCGGCGTGAAGCTGGAAGACGGGCAGACATTCGATGTCGACGTCATTGTCTATGCGACCGGTTTCGACGGCGTCGACGGGGCTTACCGCAATATCGACGTCACCGGCCGGGGCGGGGTCAAGTTGTTTGATGTGTGGAAAGACGAGTCGAACGCCCTCTATGGCGTCAGCGTATCGGGATTCCCCAACTTGTTCACGGTGACCGGACCGGGAGGTCCGTTCGCAAACATGCTGCCGACGATCGAGCTGCAGACCGGTTTTATCGCCCAGTTGGTGGAGGAGGCTCAGGCGCGACAACAGCCGGTCGACGCCAATGCCGAGGCGCAGGTCCGCTGGTCCGAGACCGTTCAGGAGATCTCGAAGCTGACCGTCTTCGACAAGGTCAAGTCGTGGATCCAAAACGACAACATCGAAGGGAAGAAGAAGTACAGCGCGTTCTTCCTGGGCGGGCTGCAGACTTACGACAGCAAGCTGAACGAGGAAGCCGCCGCGAAGTACCCTTCCTTCGAGTTCAGCGCCTGA